The following DNA comes from Mycobacteroides immunogenum.
TCCTCACGCAGCATCGTGGCACCGCTGACCAAGCTGCAATGCTCACCCACCTCCGACGGTTCGGCCGCGGCCATCGTGGCCAGCGAGGAATTCGTCGACAAGCACGGACTCGCCGAGCAGGCCGTCGAGATCGTCGGACAAGCCACCGTCACCGACCGCGCCGACACCTTCGACGGGACCGCCGCCGGAATCGTCGGTGCGCACATGAACAAGGCCGCGGTACAAGCCGTCTACGAGCAGGCGCAGATCGGGCCCGAGGACATCGACGTCATCGAACTGCACGACTGCTTCTCCGCCAACGAAATCCTGGTGTACGAGGCGTTGGGGCTGTGTGAGCGGGGTGAGGCAGGCAAGCTGATCGACAACGAGGACACCACCTTTGGAGGCAAATGGGTGGTCAATCCGTCCGGCGGCCTCATCTCCAAGGGGCACCCGCTCGGTGCCACCGGGTTGGCCCAGTGCGCGGAGCTGAACTGGCAACTGCGCGGGCAAGCCGACAAGCGGCAGGTCGCCGGCGCCGCGACCAAGGACGGGGTGGCCCTGCAGCACAACATCGGGCTCGGCGGTTCGGTGGTCGTCACCGCCTACCGGCCCGCGCAGCGTTAGGCGGCGCGCACCAGGCCCGACCGCGCGAACCGGCCGGCGGGGGAGAAGCGCTCCAGAATGGCGTCGGCAGGTTCTCCCGCCCAGTCGGTGATCAGTTCCTTGGCGGCCTCGACCGACGTCACCCGTTCAAAGGGTTTCGGGTCGTCGAGCAGGCTGAACAACCGGGACGCGAAGCCCTCGTGGACGTGGGCCGCAGCGAAGAACAGGTCGCCGTAGTCGTGCAGCTCATCGTCGCCCAGATAGAGCCTGGTCACCAATTGAGCGGACCTGGCGCGCTGGTCATAGAACTCCTCGTACGCGGCGGTGAGCCACGCCGTGTCGAAGGGGCCGTCATGTGCGGCGGCCCTGTGGACCAGCGCGGCCGCCTGCACCAGACCGCCCTGCGCGCCCTGCCCGGCGATCGGGTCGTACGCCACCGCGGTGTCACCCAGCGCGGCAACGGGATGCCCGCCGGCGGTGCGGCCCACCCCGTGCCGCACCAGCTGCGTCACCGCTCCGGTGATCCACGAATGCGGATCCTCTTCGATGACGTTGAGCGCCAACACCTCCGGCAGGTCCCAGTCGAGGTATTCGCGATGTACGTCCGTCACCGCCTGGAGCGCGGAGGCCGCGCTGTCGACCTCGGCGTAGCGCCGCTCCCATTCGCTACCGGGCTTGGCCCAGGTCAGGAATGACCACGCGGGCCCGGCGTCCTTGTGCAAGTAGGGCCCCCACCAGGCCTCACCCTGGTCGGTGATGAACGAGAACGCGCTGTGCCGTCCACCGGCGGAGCCCCGGTGCGCGAAGACCTCCGGTCCATGCCCCAAGCCGGCCACCGTCAGCATCAACAGCCGCCGCTGCGGGCGGTCATACACGGTGCGCGAGGCGTCCACCGGAAACAACGAGGACAGCCCGCTGCGGCCGGTCGCGACTAGGGTCAGATCGTGCCCGGCGGCGATCCCGTCGAGGCGTTCCGGATGCACCTGCTCCACCACAAAGCGCCCGCCGCGCTCCTGGAACTTGGTGAGCCGGTCGTCGGCCTTGAGTCTGGTGTCGACGGCGACGCCGCGGGTACCGCCGTCGAAGTCGGCGTCAAAGGCGATGACCTCGGGGCGGGCAGGTTCGCTGCCGTCGACAAGCCGCACGCTGAGCCCCGTCGAGGTCGGGCCGGGCTCCAGGTAGCTGGTGAGCCCCAGGCTGGCCTCCGCGCGCTGTGCCGCGCCGAAGATCAGCGCCGTGCCCGTCGCGGGTACGTCCTCGCGCAGACTCCGCTGGTGACGATCGCTATAGATAGTGACGTCAAAACCCTTGTCCAGCAGTCCCAGCGCGGCGGTTACGCCAGTTTGGCCCGCGCCGATGATGGCGGCCTTGCGCCCATGTTTCGTCGTCATGTTCGCCACTATCGATGTGTGAACTTGTGCGCGAAAGGCACCCGCTCACGGTGATTGCAAGGGCAATAATGGCCCGTGCGCAATCGGCAGCGGCTGGAACCGGGTTTCCAGTACAACGTGGTCACCAATGGCCTGCGAGATACGGGGCAACTGGGGCGGCTCCAGGTCGCTATCGGCGTGATGTGCATGTTGGTGGTACTGCTCGGTGTGATCAGCAACTTCAATTCTCTCGGACCACAGGGTTTTTGGCCGCGTACGATCCTGAACATCGCGGCGGGGTCGGCGGTGATCGTCGGCCTGTGCTGGTTCCT
Coding sequences within:
- a CDS encoding lipid-transfer protein, which encodes MRQQNKAFVVGVGMTKFEKPGSREGWDYPAMVKESGTKALDDAGIRYEQIEQAFIGNVYGDSCSGHRALYELGHTGIPIYNVNSNCSTGSTALFMAANAIRSGQSDVVMAAGFEKMERGSLSMKYTDRESPLLPQLNRLGELTPPQMPMTAWMFAAAAEEYMREYGLTAEQLAWIGYKNHKHSVNNPYSQFQDEYSLEDILSSRSIVAPLTKLQCSPTSDGSAAAIVASEEFVDKHGLAEQAVEIVGQATVTDRADTFDGTAAGIVGAHMNKAAVQAVYEQAQIGPEDIDVIELHDCFSANEILVYEALGLCERGEAGKLIDNEDTTFGGKWVVNPSGGLISKGHPLGATGLAQCAELNWQLRGQADKRQVAGAATKDGVALQHNIGLGGSVVVTAYRPAQR
- a CDS encoding styrene monooxygenase/indole monooxygenase family protein, with protein sequence MTTKHGRKAAIIGAGQTGVTAALGLLDKGFDVTIYSDRHQRSLREDVPATGTALIFGAAQRAEASLGLTSYLEPGPTSTGLSVRLVDGSEPARPEVIAFDADFDGGTRGVAVDTRLKADDRLTKFQERGGRFVVEQVHPERLDGIAAGHDLTLVATGRSGLSSLFPVDASRTVYDRPQRRLLMLTVAGLGHGPEVFAHRGSAGGRHSAFSFITDQGEAWWGPYLHKDAGPAWSFLTWAKPGSEWERRYAEVDSAASALQAVTDVHREYLDWDLPEVLALNVIEEDPHSWITGAVTQLVRHGVGRTAGGHPVAALGDTAVAYDPIAGQGAQGGLVQAAALVHRAAAHDGPFDTAWLTAAYEEFYDQRARSAQLVTRLYLGDDELHDYGDLFFAAAHVHEGFASRLFSLLDDPKPFERVTSVEAAKELITDWAGEPADAILERFSPAGRFARSGLVRAA